The following proteins are encoded in a genomic region of Raphanus sativus cultivar WK10039 unplaced genomic scaffold, ASM80110v3 Scaffold1340, whole genome shotgun sequence:
- the LOC130504067 gene encoding bifunctional purple acid phosphatase 26, which produces MKIHHLLVVVVSVLLSLVLNGEGGITSSYVRSEWPAVDIPLDHPVFKVPKGYNAPQQVHITQGDYDGKAVIISWVTPDEPGSSTVHYGTVQGKYDFVAQGTHSNYTFYNYKSGYTHHCLVSGLQYDTKYYYKIESGESSREFWFVTPPHLHPDASYKFGIIGDLGQTFNSLSTLEHYMRSGAQAVLFLGDLSYADRYQYNDVGIRWDTWGRFVERSTAYQPWLWSAGNHEIDYMPYMGEVTPFKNYLERYTTPYLASKSSDPLWYAVRRASAHIIVLSSYSPFVKYTPQWRWLDEEFKRVDREKTPWLIVLMHAPIYNSNEAHFKEGESMRAAFEDWFVEYRVDVIFAGHVHAYERSYRVSNVRYNVSSGDRFPVPDTSAPVYITVGDGGNQEGLAGRFREPQPDYSAFREASYGHSTLDIKNRTHAIYHWNRNDDGKKVATDEFVLYNQYWGKNIRRRKLKKHYIKSVVVDWIAS; this is translated from the exons ATGAAGATTCATCATCTTCTGGTGGTAGTAGTCTCTGTGTTGTTGAGCTTAGTTTTAAACGGAGAAGGTGGGATCACAAGTAGCTACGTCCGCTCCGAATGGCCCGCCGTTGATATTCCACTCGACCACCCAGTTTTCAAAGTCCCTAAAGGCTACAACGCTCCACAACAA GTGCATATAACACAAGGTGATTATGATGGAAAGGCAGTTATCATCTCTTGGGTGACTCCTGACGAGCCTGGCTCCAGCACCGTCCATTACGGCACCGTTCAGGGCAAATACGACTTTGTGGCTCAAGGCACACACTCAAACTACACTTTTTACAACTACAAGTCTGGCTACACCCATCACTGCCTTGTCTCTGGCCTCCAG TATGATACAAAGTACTATTACAAGATCGAAAGTGGTGAATCTTCTAGGGAGTTTTGGTTTGTGACACCACCACATTTACATCCAGATGCTTCTTACAAGTTTGGTATCATAG GCGACCTGGGCCAAACGTTCAACTCCTTGTCCACGCTGGAACACTACATGAGGAGTGGAGCTCAAGCTGTGTTATTCCTTGGAGATCTCTCTTACGCTGACAGGTATCAGTATAACGACGTTGGTATCAGATGGGATACTTGGGGCCGTTTTGTGGAGCGAAGTACCGCTTATCAACCCTGGCTTTGGTCTGCTGGCAATCACGAGATCGATTACATGCCATACatg ggGGAAGTGACACCTTTCAAGAATTACCTTGAGCGTTACACTACCCCATACTTGGCTTCAAAAAGCAGTGATCCTCTGTGGTATGCTGTTAGGCGTGCCTCCGCTCATATCATTGTCCTCTCCAGTTATTCTCCTTTTG TGAAGTATACACCGCAGTGGAGATGGCTTGATGAAGAGTTCAAAAGAGTTGACAGGGAGAAAACTCCTTGGCTAATTGTTCTGATGCATGCCCCTATATACAACAGTAACGAAGCACACTTCAAGGAGGGTGAAAGCATGCGAGCAGCTTTTGAGGATTGGTTTGTCGAATACAGAGTCGATGTTATCTTTGCTGGACATGTTCATGCCTACGAGAGATCG TACCGAGTATCAAATGTGCGGTATAATGTGTCAAGTGGAGATCGTTTCCCGGTTCCAGATACCTCAGCTCCTGTTTATATCACAGTTGGAGACGGAGGAAATCAAGAAGGTCTTGCGGGAAG GTTTAGGGAACCACAGCCAGATTATTCTGCATTCCGAGAAGCTAGCTATGGCCACTCCACTTTGGACATAAAAAACCGAACACATGCGATATACCACTGGAACCGCAATGATGATGGGAAGAAAGTAGCAACAGATGAGTTTGTGTTATACAACCAGTACTG GGGAAAGAATATTAGACGGAGAAAGCTGAAGAAGCATTATATCAAGAGTGTTGTGGTTGACTGGATTGCCAGTTGA